One window of Microbacterium sp. Root61 genomic DNA carries:
- a CDS encoding phosphonatase-like hydrolase, giving the protein MTTPTASGDFAPTDELELDVDVFEGDDLDDDLDDLDDDEDDEAGIEVVVLDMAGTTVADEGLVVAAFQRAVERTGIIADEDLDEALDFVIATMGQSKIEVFRSLTEGDETDAQRANEEFERAYGELIVERGVEEIEGARDVLIELRDAGASVVLTTGFAPATRDAILTALGWENLVDAALSPADVGRGRPAPDMALTALIRSEASSVAALAVVGDTRSDIESGLNAGAGFVVGVLTGAHTREELEDAGAHAVIESIADLPALLGLRD; this is encoded by the coding sequence ATGACCACTCCCACCGCATCCGGCGACTTCGCCCCCACCGACGAGCTCGAACTCGACGTCGACGTGTTCGAGGGCGATGACCTCGACGACGATCTGGACGATCTGGACGATGACGAGGACGACGAGGCGGGTATCGAGGTCGTCGTGCTCGACATGGCCGGCACCACCGTCGCCGACGAAGGACTCGTCGTCGCCGCCTTCCAGCGTGCCGTGGAGCGCACCGGCATCATCGCCGACGAAGACCTCGACGAGGCGCTGGACTTCGTCATCGCGACGATGGGCCAGTCCAAGATCGAGGTGTTCCGCTCCCTCACTGAGGGCGACGAGACCGACGCGCAGCGCGCGAACGAGGAGTTCGAGCGCGCCTACGGCGAGCTGATCGTCGAGCGCGGCGTCGAGGAGATCGAGGGCGCGCGGGATGTGCTGATCGAGCTGCGGGATGCCGGGGCATCCGTCGTGCTCACCACCGGGTTCGCTCCCGCGACGCGCGACGCCATCCTCACCGCGCTCGGCTGGGAGAACCTCGTCGACGCCGCCCTCTCGCCCGCCGACGTCGGACGCGGACGCCCCGCACCCGACATGGCCCTGACCGCGCTCATCCGTTCGGAGGCGTCCAGCGTCGCCGCTCTCGCTGTGGTCGGCGACACCCGCAGCGATATCGAAAGCGGTCTGAACGCCGGCGCCGGGTTCGTGGTGGGCGTGCTCACCGGTGCGCACACGCGCGAAGAGCTCGAGGATGCCGGGGCGCACGCCGTGATCGAGAGCATCGCCGACCTGCCCGCCCTCCTCGGCCTGCGCGACTGA